The genomic interval CGCATCAGCACCAACTTTCAGGCCCAGGCCGAGGGGATGACCAACGACGGCATCGTCGAGCGGCTGTTGGCCGAGTTGCCGACGCCGGAAATTCCGAAGTTCGAAAAGTAGGTGTGCATCGCCGCTGGCTGGCGTTGTGCCGCCGATAATGTACGGCAAATTGCGGTTACCTGTGGTGAATCAGAAAAGGGCGTTGACGATGAAAAAGCTTCAGACCGCGGGTCTGTCGGTCTTATTTCATATTCTTTCGATTGGCGGCCTTGCCGCAGCGGAGCCGACACCCGCAACGGCGTGGGCGTTTGAAGATACGGATGAACATCCGGGACTGAGCGACCCTTTGGTGTCCGGGGAACTGGTCGTCGTCGGAAGTGACTCAGGCGTGTTACACGCCTTCAATTCGGCGAGCGGTCAAGAGGTATGGCAGTACCAACATGCAGCCCGCATTTATGAGCGACCGGAGTGCGACGAACGGCATATTTATGCATTCGCGCAGTTCGACGGCGTCGTCGCGCTGAAGCGCGACGATGGAAAAGTCGCTTGGAATAAGCCATCGAGCTTGGGGTATGGCGCTCTCGCCGTCTGCCCGGAGCGTAGGCTGCTTATCTTAGGCGGATTCGACGGCATGATCGAGGCGTACGATGCGGTCACATTCGATCAGAAATGGAAGGTTGATGTTCTCAGCGATGCACCCCAGGATCCGCCGGGCGCCGACGGCAAACGGGCGCGGTTCGAAGGGAAACCCGCGAGGCCCACCGCCGCAATGTGCGACGACAAACTCGTTTTCGTTAGTCTATTCGACCAGTCGCGAGTCGTTGGGTTGGATCTCATTACCGGAGCGAAGCGATTTGATTATCAGGCCGGCGGGTGGGTGTTTCATGCGGCATTCCGTGACGGCGATCGCGTGTACATCGGCAGTCAAGACAAGTCGTTGCACTGCGTCGCCCGCAATTCGAGCAAGCTCCTTTGGAAGTTTGAAACGATAAGCCGCATCGAATCGAGCGCCGCCGCCAAGGACGGACGCGTCTACTTCGGCTCATGTGATGGCGGCTTTTATTGCGTCAACCGTCTAACGGGCACACTGCTTTGGAAGTTCGACGTTGAAACCGACCATGAACGCACCACGGCCATCTATTCGGATCCGTTGATCCTCGGCGATGCGGTCTGCTTTGCGGCGGGGGAGGGACAGGTCTACGTTCTGGACCTGGCAAGCGGAAAGCTGCGTTGGAAGTATCGGCCTCTCAGGGGCGCAGAACTTTTCAGTTCTCCGGCTACCGACGGGACACGAATTTTCATAACAACGCGTCCTCGGCTCAATAACATGGGCCAAGCGACAAGCGGCAAGGCGGCCCTGGTTTCGATAGATCCGTACTTCAAAGTGATTGATCCCTTCGCTCCTTGACGGCCGGACACGGCCATGCATCACTCCTCATGGAGCAAGGCCGGCTTGATGGTCCAGGCCTGTCGCTTGGCCAACTCCATCATGGCCGGGGCACGAAAGCCGGGTGGAAAAATCACCCAGCCCCAAAGTTGCGGCCCGTCGTCGGCCACGTACCGCTCCGCCGCCAGGTGGGCAGGCTTCAACACGACCGACTCGGGCGGAACCCCGCCGCCAGCCAAATCAGCGGCCGCGCCCGCCAACGCAACCAGGTAGCTCTCCGGCGGCGCTGACTTGCTGCCCAGCCAAACGGCGTTCGGTACTCGATTGTGCCATTCGACGTAGTCGGCCATGTCTTTGGCCGTCCGCGAGAACTGCGACCAATCGACGGTCAAGTCGCCGCTCAGCGTCGGCGTCGGCCCGGTGGGGCCGAGCGGCGAGGTTTTCAAACGTAGCGTCGCCTGGCCCGGACCGCCGCTCTCGGCCACAAATTGATTCAGCAGCGCGAAAACTTCGCTCGCCGCCAGCGTGAAGCCATCGTGCCGCTGAAACGAGACCTCGCGGGAAACACGCTGGGCGATGGTCTTGATGTCGCGGGGGCCAAATTCGCGGTCGCGCGCCTGGTCGCGGTAAAGCCGCGCCGCTTCGGAAGCGGTGATGAACCGCACGTCGTTGAAGCCGCGAAGGTAGCGGATGTAGCCCTCGAAGTTGCGCCAGGCGAGGGCCGACTCCGCGGGGCTTTTCCGCGGCGGCAGCTTCCACTCGTCGCGCGGCGGATTGGCGCCCTGGCGGAAGTTGACGCCGTCCCAGAACTCTTTGTGAACGAATTCGCAAGGATGATAGTAGATGCTCACCACGCCGCCACCTTGCTCGCGCAAGGCCGCTCGGGCGTTTTGAAAGCGGTCTTCCGCCGCGCGCAGGTCGCTTTCGGCGTTCAGCCCGGTGCGCAAGGTGTGGGCCAGCCGGTAGAGCGTAAGCACGCCGCAGTAGTAGTGCGGCTTGTCGTCGAGGCCGACGTGCCCTCCGGCGTCGAGATAGACCGGCATCTGCCAACGCCGCATGCCGCCGAACGACTGCGGCGCCCAGGAGCTGCCCGGCTGACCGTAGCAGCTTGGCGCCTGTCCGAAAATCCGCTCGACGTCCGCCCGGCCTGGTCCCTCGCGACGGTCGAACTCCGCGACGCCCTCGTCCCAACCCAGCACCGAGAGATACATGGCCGGGCTGGGCTGGACGCTGTGCCAGTTGGAGTGATAGCCGATCTCGTGCTTCTTCAGCGCGTCGATCACATCGTAGCGCTGGCGAAGCTTCAGCGTGCGGGCCTTTTCGCCCACCACCTTGAACGTGGCCCGGATGTCTTGCTCGCTGAGAAATCGTGCCAGCCGCAGGGCCGCGTCGTCGCTGGCCGGCAGAAGGTAGTCTTCCGTGTCGAACCAGAGCACGACATAGACGCCCGCCGGCTCCTTCGCCGCGGCCGGGCAAGCGATCAGGGCCAAAAGCGCGAGAATGACCGCCCACGTAGGGAAGGGCCGGCGAACGGATCGCGATTTTGGATTTTCGATTTTGGATTTTGGATTCCCGTCAATCCAAAATCCAAAATCCAAAATCCAAAATCGTCGGAAGCTCTCTCGCCCCAGTCTATCGGGTTCTCTGGACTGCATCCTACATTTCTCCCTCTGTCATTCGCCCGGCCGCACTTCGACCCGCTTCTGGCCCGGCTCGATCGGATCGCCGGGAATCTCGATCTCCGGCTGGCCGCGAAGGTGTTTGTCGAAGAACAAGCGAATGCGGCGGTCGAGCTCGGCACTGCGAAAACCGCCGTGCTTGCCGCCCTGAACCTTGATGAGCATCGCATCCACGCCTTCCTCCTTCAACGCGCCGAGGAATCGCTCCGACTGATCGAACGGCACCAGCGGATCGTCGGTGCCGTGAATCAGCAAAAACGGCGGGTCGTCCGACGACACGTAGGTGATGGGCGACGCGCTGCGAGCGGCGTCTTTGCGGTCCTGGACCGGGCCGCCGATCAGCCGCGATTCGGGCGAATCGGGCGCGTCGTGCTCGATGTCGCTGGGAAATTCGCTCATGGCCAACAATTCCGTCGGTCCATATTCATCGACCACGCACGCCACGCGGCTGTTCTGGGCAGTGGTGCCGCCGAGCGTGCCTTCCAAACGATCGACGCCCCCGCTGACGCCGAGCATGGCGGCCAGGTGCCCGCCGGCCGAGCCGCCGATCACGCCGATCCGCTTTGGATCGAGGTTGTACTTGTTGGCATTCGCCCGCAGCCATCGCAGGGCGGCCTTGCAATCGTGGATCTGGGCCGGCCAGATCGCCTCGTTCGTCAGCCGGTAGTCGATGGTCACGCCGGCATACTTGCCACTGGCCACCGAGGGGCGCAGAAACGCAATTCCGTCGCGCTTGCCGCCGTCGCGCCAGGCGCCGCCGTGGATATACACAATGACGGGCAACGGCTCTTCGCTGGCAGGCTCCTTGGGCAGCAGCAGGTCGAGCTTCTGGTGGGCGTTGTCGGTGCCGGCGTAGGCCAGGTTGAACTCGCCACGAACGCTGGGCGGCAAGCGGGGCGCGTCGCCGGGCGCGGTGGCCCGGCGAAAGGTCGCGTCTTCTTCGGGCGAAATCGCACCGTCACCGTTGGCATCAATCTGATCGAACAGCCGGGCAATCTGCCGGGGGAACTCGTCGCGCGTGATCTTGCCGTCGCCATTGCGGTCGAGCTGCTTGAAAGCGCTCGGCGAGGGTTGCGCAAGAACCGGCGCGGCCCAGCAAAGACACAGGAATACGAGGCAGAGGATGTTAGTACGGAACATTCGGCACCCATAAACGGCGTAGGGTGGGACCAGCGAGCTTGCAAGCGCCGGCCCACGCGATTTTGGATTTTGGATTTTGGATTTTCGATTATGGTCAATCCAAAATCCAAAATCCAAAATCCAAAATTACGACGATGGTGGGCCGGCGCTCGCAAGCTCGCTGGTCCCACCCTACACAAGGCCCCACTTTTTTCTTAGAAACCACTCTAACACCAACAAGCCGACAAAGCACAAAAAAAACTTCCAGTTGTCCCACAGCGTGTCCTTGGTCTGGGTTTCGATCTCCAACTCTTTCGTGCCCGCCTTGATCTCGTCCAGCAACCGCGGAAGCTGTTCGGGAGCCACGGTCTTGCCCGACGTCATGGCCGCCAGGCTTTCCAGAGAGCCTACGTCGGCCGCGGGATTGTTGAGCTCCAGGTCCTGTTCGAACACGAGAAACCGGGCTTTGGCCGTGCCGATCGGTTGTTGCTCGCGGGCCGCTTCCACCACCAGAGTGTAATCGCCCACGGCTTGCGTTTCGAGCAACGTGCCCGAAAAGTGGCCTTTCGCCTCGCCATCCCGCCGCAGCCGCACGTTGATTTTTCGACCGTCGGGCGTCAACACGTGGGCGTTGAACTGGGCGTCGGTGACCGGCTCGCCCTCGGCGGTTTCGGCGCCGACGGAAAAGTCGACCCGCGAGCCGGGCATGAAGCGCCGCTGGGCCAGCTTGATCTGCACGGCGC from Pirellulales bacterium carries:
- a CDS encoding PQQ-binding-like beta-propeller repeat protein, giving the protein MKKLQTAGLSVLFHILSIGGLAAAEPTPATAWAFEDTDEHPGLSDPLVSGELVVVGSDSGVLHAFNSASGQEVWQYQHAARIYERPECDERHIYAFAQFDGVVALKRDDGKVAWNKPSSLGYGALAVCPERRLLILGGFDGMIEAYDAVTFDQKWKVDVLSDAPQDPPGADGKRARFEGKPARPTAAMCDDKLVFVSLFDQSRVVGLDLITGAKRFDYQAGGWVFHAAFRDGDRVYIGSQDKSLHCVARNSSKLLWKFETISRIESSAAAKDGRVYFGSCDGGFYCVNRLTGTLLWKFDVETDHERTTAIYSDPLILGDAVCFAAGEGQVYVLDLASGKLRWKYRPLRGAELFSSPATDGTRIFITTRPRLNNMGQATSGKAALVSIDPYFKVIDPFAP
- a CDS encoding alpha/beta hydrolase fold domain-containing protein, whose amino-acid sequence is MFRTNILCLVFLCLCWAAPVLAQPSPSAFKQLDRNGDGKITRDEFPRQIARLFDQIDANGDGAISPEEDATFRRATAPGDAPRLPPSVRGEFNLAYAGTDNAHQKLDLLLPKEPASEEPLPVIVYIHGGAWRDGGKRDGIAFLRPSVASGKYAGVTIDYRLTNEAIWPAQIHDCKAALRWLRANANKYNLDPKRIGVIGGSAGGHLAAMLGVSGGVDRLEGTLGGTTAQNSRVACVVDEYGPTELLAMSEFPSDIEHDAPDSPESRLIGGPVQDRKDAARSASPITYVSSDDPPFLLIHGTDDPLVPFDQSERFLGALKEEGVDAMLIKVQGGKHGGFRSAELDRRIRLFFDKHLRGQPEIEIPGDPIEPGQKRVEVRPGE